Proteins from a single region of Salvelinus fontinalis isolate EN_2023a chromosome 15, ASM2944872v1, whole genome shotgun sequence:
- the LOC129811325 gene encoding ena/VASP-like protein translates to MSEQSICQARASVMVYDDTSKKWVPIKPGQQGFSRINIYHNTANNTFRVVGVKLQDQQVEVVINYSIVKGLKYNQATPTFHQWRDARQVYGLNFASKEEATTFSTAMMFALNTLSSQDGGPAVQRQNGPSSEDPDVQRRQMMEPHQMQGVAHKERERRTSGSVISTLQYKVSSPPSHPSNTPFEYRHYRAATLPPSYARVASNSSPSSSSSSSSQEREVAGGRAGDNSSQLSQLSTSLVSAFSPVQPGLPTALTRQVRQIPLSPPTARALHHTKSLPQQDPVLLPKHGTWSTSHTHIYGPVHMPPVPQPVLPVALPLPPRHSRVKPHSLDQAGQPHIPPHLPHANGQSEDYYNLAQQQQQQLGYCEASSLPPLIGQSAQGHVPVSSNQPQYPSSFNPQQQMSQAAPPPPAAQFSPPSYTLAPSEWGSPKQTPSPVSQAATATCSPVSLPAMLAVAPPVAPPAPMAPMVPPPPPGPPPPATVPPPMPPPLPVGGGHGGPHLEGAGNELAQPLSGLAAALAGAKLRKVARDENSPPGTGVAKNDGNRSSGGEGLMQEMNALLARRRKASEKPEEEDPKPGQNSTDAGKNPWDRANSVDKTSLVSRVRPVGSTSEGELDFDRMKQEILDEVVRELQKVKDEIINAIRQEIGRIHTC, encoded by the exons TGAACAGAGTATCTGCCAAGCCCGCGCCTCAGTCATGGTGTACGACGACACCAGTAAGAAGTGGGTTCCAATCAAGCCGGGCCAGCAGGGCTTCAGCCGCATCAACATCTACCACAACACGGCCAACAACACCTTCCGCGTGGTCGGGGTCAAGCTACAGGACCAACAGGTAGAG gtggTGATCAACTACTCCATAGTGAAGGGGCTGAAGTATAACCAGGCCACGCCCACCTTTCACCAGTGGCGCGATGCCAGGCAGGTTTACGGCCTCAACTTCGCCAGCAAAGAGGAGGCCACCACCTTCTCCACCGCCATGATGTTCGCTCTGAACACGCTCAGCTCGCAAGACGGAG GCCCTGCTGTCCAACGCCAAAATGGGCCCTCCTCAGAAGACCCCGATGTACAGAGGAG GCAAATGATGGAGCCGCATCAGATGCAGGGAGTGGCCCACAAAGAGAGGGAGCGACGGACATCTGGCTCAG TTATTTCCACCCTCCAATATAAGgtgtcctcccctccctctcacccctccaaCACCCCTTTTGAGTATAGACACTATCGGGCCGCCACACTGCCGCCCTCCTATGCCCGAGTGGCCTCcaactcctccccttcctcctcttcctcttcctcctcccaggagagagaggtggcggGCGGACGGGCTGGTGACAACTCCTCCCAGCTCTCCCAGCTCTCCACTTCCCTGGTCTCGGCCTTCTCCCCCGTGCAGCCAGGGTTGCCCACGGCCCTGACCCGGCAGGTGCGCCagatccccctctctccccccacggcGCGGGCTCTCCACCACACCAAGTCCCTCCCCCAGCAGGACCCTGTGCTGCTCCCCAAACACGGCACCTGGTCCACCTCCCACACCCACATATACGGCCCCGTGCACATGCCCCCCGTACCCCAGCCTGTCCTCCCAGTGGCCCTCCCTCTGCCGCCCCGCCACAGCCGGGTCAAGCCCCACTCCCTGGACCAGGCCGGCCAACCGCATATCCCGCCCCACCTCCCCCACGCCAATGGCCAATCAGAGGACTATTATAACCTCGctcagcagcaacagcagcagctaggttaCTGCGAGGCTTCCTCCTTGCCCCCTCTGATTGGTCAGTCTGCGCAGGGCCATGTCCCCGTCTCCTCCAACCAACCCCAGTACCCCTCCTCATTCAACCCCCAGCAACAGATGTCCCAGGCCGcgccaccaccaccagcagcccAATTCTCTCCCCCCTCATACACCCTAGCCCCATCAGAGTGGGGCTCACCCAAGCAGACACCCTCTCCCGTCTCTCAGGCTGCCACGGCAACCTGCA GTCCGGTTTCTCTCCCCGCCATGCTCGCTGTGGCCCCACCGGTGGCCCCCCCTGCCCCTATGGCACCTATGGTCCCACCTCCTCCACCGGGCCCCCCGCCTCCGGCCACAGTGCCACCGCCCATGCCTCCCCCACTACCGGTTGGTGGAGGGCACGGGGGGCCTCATTTAGAGGGTGCAGGTAACGAGCTAGCGCAGCCACTCTCAGGACTGGCTGCTGCCCTGGCTGGAGCCAAACTCCGCAAAGTTGCAAGG GATGAGAACAGTCCTCCAGGAACAGGTGTAGCCAAGAACGATGGCAACCGCTCcagtggaggggaggggctaATGCAGGAAATGAACGCTCTTCTAGCACGCAG ACGGAAAGCCTCAGAGAAACCTGAAGAG GAGGATCCCAAGCCAGGGCAGAACTCCACAG ATGCAGGGAAGAATCCATGGGACCGAGCAAACTCTGTAGACAAGACCTCACTGGTATCAAG